The proteins below are encoded in one region of Anaerosporomusa subterranea:
- a CDS encoding QueT transporter family protein, with amino-acid sequence MNSAMAAQRLKTMTISRQIAISGLVAAVYIAVMMLTQGFAFGQYQIRIATSLYALSAIYPFLIIPLAVSNLLSNLLMGGLGLPDIIGGGIVGLLTASLVYLVPRWQLNDWLIALPIIFCPGLLVPVWLSYLIPVPYEVLAVSLLIGQIIPGITGVILVKQLRNKLVG; translated from the coding sequence ATGAATTCAGCAATGGCGGCTCAGAGACTTAAGACGATGACAATATCGCGGCAAATTGCGATTTCCGGCCTGGTGGCCGCAGTCTATATCGCAGTAATGATGCTTACTCAAGGTTTTGCTTTCGGGCAGTATCAGATTCGGATTGCGACCTCTCTGTATGCGCTTAGTGCGATTTATCCATTCTTGATTATTCCGCTGGCGGTAAGCAATTTGCTGAGTAATCTGTTGATGGGCGGATTGGGTTTGCCTGATATTATTGGTGGAGGAATAGTTGGACTACTGACAGCCTCGCTGGTGTATCTGGTGCCCCGCTGGCAGTTAAATGATTGGTTGATTGCTTTGCCAATTATCTTTTGCCCTGGTCTATTAGTTCCGGTTTGGTTATCTTATCTGATTCCTGTTCCGTATGAGGTTTTGGCAGTGAGCTTGCTTATTGGTCAGATAATCCCGGGAATCACGGGTGTTATTCTAGTCAAACAACTGCGCAACAAACTAGTAGGTTGA
- the queF gene encoding preQ(1) synthase, translating to MQGRTKAELAGISLLGNQAIDYKFGYDPAVLESFANKHPGNDYFVKFNCPEFTSLCPMTGQPDFATIYISYVPDKLLVESKSLKLYLFSFRNHGDFHEDCVNKIMKDLVELLDPKYIEVWGKFTPRGGISIDPYCNYGKEGTKWQAAAEKRLMYHDMYPEIINNR from the coding sequence ATGCAAGGCAGAACTAAAGCAGAGCTTGCAGGAATCTCACTGCTTGGCAATCAGGCGATTGACTATAAATTCGGCTATGATCCGGCAGTGCTGGAGTCATTTGCGAACAAACATCCTGGCAACGATTATTTTGTCAAATTTAACTGTCCGGAGTTTACCAGCTTGTGTCCTATGACTGGTCAGCCGGACTTTGCGACAATTTACATTTCTTATGTGCCAGATAAACTACTGGTTGAAAGTAAATCATTGAAGTTGTACCTGTTTAGCTTCCGCAACCATGGAGACTTCCATGAAGACTGTGTTAACAAAATTATGAAGGATTTAGTGGAACTGCTAGATCCGAAATATATCGAGGTGTGGGGCAAGTTCACGCCGCGTGGCGGCATTTCGATTGACCCATATTGCAACTACGGCAAAGAGGGTACGAAGTGGCAGGCGGCGGCAGAGAAACGGCTGATGTATCACGATATGTATCCAGAAATAATCAATAATCGGTAG
- a CDS encoding CAP domain-containing protein — MKRKRFSAVVCGLLIAGFLLGACAPAVATPGREAVVGNPTYEDPLTPADGSNISERRPSISWTVQPNGQEIASFRMHLDGQAVKPVRTVRGSAVVFAYKPERELLPGIHTASVTITFDGYQPLTLTSRFTIVSNPVKPFAGKDSTQLQLMEAEAVSHLNSIRKTLAISDLSTNPSLTAAAQSHSNFLQINHLVGHYQNERYPGFTGITPQDRAAFFGYSGVATEGIDYGISSPRMSIEGLIDAPYHRLGLINPNDREVGAGFSLQSYNMVINAGNSDDRNDDRAMRYPYAGQTDAKSSWFVAESPNPLASYHKDRMYVGYPVSLSFHDTKTRELRLLAASFKDSAGNDISHYVVDSSRESESKKYIFLIPQLPLKSGETYQIKIEAQRILTDGSIKPIYEAWSFTTRATVAIDYLGLVNLEGVENLQLKLRNGDIEDVSYLLIRDGEIVRKYNAEQGFSWTNAGPLSPGRYRLQLASPSLSPDLIEYTVEIQESSGKRRSVTVVDQANLGPIPAVRAGLMRLAGRDHIELFWQSGKPAGVSYVLKRGGEVWRSYSADRYYSQRGPSLPDGDYLLEISKSGAPELSQYILSLYTDNGERRVLLTPVK, encoded by the coding sequence ATGAAACGCAAAAGATTTTCTGCCGTGGTTTGCGGCTTACTGATAGCAGGTTTTTTGTTAGGGGCTTGCGCGCCGGCTGTGGCCACCCCTGGCCGGGAGGCTGTCGTTGGCAATCCGACCTATGAAGACCCGCTGACGCCTGCTGATGGCAGTAATATTAGCGAGCGCAGGCCGTCAATTAGCTGGACAGTGCAGCCGAATGGACAGGAGATTGCGTCTTTTCGCATGCATCTCGACGGTCAAGCTGTGAAGCCGGTTCGCACGGTTCGCGGCTCTGCAGTAGTTTTTGCGTACAAACCGGAGCGAGAGTTACTTCCGGGCATTCATACAGCAAGCGTAACCATTACGTTTGACGGTTATCAACCATTGACTCTCACTAGCCGATTTACGATTGTTAGCAATCCGGTTAAGCCTTTTGCCGGTAAAGATTCGACTCAACTGCAGCTTATGGAAGCGGAGGCAGTCAGTCATCTCAATAGTATTCGCAAGACACTGGCGATTTCAGATCTTAGCACTAATCCTAGTCTGACCGCAGCGGCCCAATCTCATAGCAACTTTCTGCAGATCAATCATCTGGTTGGTCATTATCAAAATGAGCGCTATCCTGGCTTCACCGGCATTACCCCTCAGGACAGAGCGGCTTTCTTTGGCTATAGTGGAGTAGCGACAGAAGGGATCGACTATGGTATTTCCTCGCCACGAATGAGTATTGAGGGTCTGATCGATGCGCCGTATCATCGCTTGGGGCTGATTAACCCTAATGACAGAGAAGTTGGGGCCGGGTTTTCTCTGCAGTCCTATAACATGGTTATTAATGCTGGTAATTCCGACGACCGCAATGATGACCGGGCTATGCGATATCCCTATGCCGGGCAAACTGACGCCAAGTCTTCCTGGTTTGTCGCCGAATCGCCAAATCCGCTTGCCAGCTACCACAAAGACCGCATGTATGTCGGTTATCCGGTCAGTCTGAGTTTTCATGACACCAAGACACGAGAGTTGCGGTTGCTTGCTGCTTCATTTAAAGACAGCGCAGGCAACGATATCTCGCATTATGTTGTAGACTCTAGTCGTGAAAGCGAGTCTAAAAAATACATCTTCTTGATTCCGCAGTTGCCGCTTAAGTCAGGTGAAACCTATCAGATCAAGATTGAAGCTCAACGCATCCTAACAGATGGTAGCATCAAACCAATTTACGAAGCGTGGTCCTTTACGACCCGTGCCACAGTGGCTATTGATTACCTGGGTCTCGTTAATCTAGAGGGAGTCGAGAATCTCCAACTAAAGCTAAGAAATGGCGATATTGAGGATGTAAGCTATCTGCTGATCCGGGACGGCGAAATTGTCCGTAAATACAATGCTGAGCAAGGCTTCTCCTGGACGAATGCTGGTCCGTTGAGCCCAGGGAGATACCGTCTGCAGCTAGCATCGCCTTCGCTATCACCTGATTTAATCGAGTATACAGTGGAAATTCAGGAATCCAGCGGTAAGCGGCGAAGTGTGACCGTAGTCGACCAGGCCAACTTGGGACCAATTCCCGCCGTGCGAGCAGGACTAATGCGGCTAGCTGGCCGTGACCATATAGAGCTTTTCTGGCAAAGCGGCAAACCAGCAGGTGTCAGTTATGTCCTTAAGCGCGGCGGCGAAGTATGGCGTAGCTATTCAGCAGACCGCTACTATTCCCAACGCGGCCCGAGCCTGCCGGATGGTGACTATCTGCTTGAAATCAGCAAATCCGGCGCACCTGAACTCAGTCAGTATATCCTCAGCCTGTATACAGACAACGGCGAACGCCGAGTTTTGCTGACGCCGGTGAAGTGA
- a CDS encoding ASCH domain-containing protein, with product MFALNFQSEHHEQMLVSRAKNCTVRLGDVSSAFPENSIVWITFGKKHTPRRKLYTAIIDKVSVKHFNQLTAEDLAHQNPDIKSPEELIRFFEHLYGKAITLNDKVSVIYFSEIVDA from the coding sequence ATGTTCGCATTGAACTTCCAATCTGAGCATCATGAGCAAATGCTAGTCTCACGGGCCAAAAATTGTACAGTCCGGTTGGGAGATGTCAGCAGCGCATTTCCGGAAAACTCCATTGTCTGGATTACTTTCGGGAAAAAGCATACTCCAAGACGAAAACTGTATACAGCGATTATTGATAAAGTATCGGTTAAGCACTTCAACCAACTCACCGCTGAGGATCTGGCGCATCAGAATCCTGACATTAAATCACCAGAGGAGTTAATTCGTTTTTTTGAGCATCTCTATGGCAAAGCGATTACTCTAAACGATAAGGTAAGTGTGATCTACTTTTCAGAAATAGTTGACGCATAA
- a CDS encoding DsbA family protein has translation MAKALQIVFDFSCPYCYITWNYIKKLRQKLTFEDEWLTWNIHPEVGPEGKDITEVVPNFDRESRREKLNGLGAPVGVAPGGMTFVPDTRLPLQAVEFAAAHGRARDWCDAVFAANFEQGRNIGDKAVLFDIAIQLGLPVAELDQALASCQYAAILAEHDRRFTELQVEWVPTIFSGDKKILEGAFTYEEAEKVIRDTVK, from the coding sequence ATGGCTAAAGCATTACAGATCGTGTTCGATTTTTCTTGTCCGTATTGCTATATCACGTGGAATTACATAAAAAAGTTGAGGCAAAAGCTGACGTTTGAGGATGAGTGGTTGACATGGAATATCCACCCTGAGGTAGGTCCGGAGGGAAAGGACATTACCGAGGTTGTGCCTAATTTCGACAGAGAAAGCCGCCGGGAGAAACTCAATGGCCTGGGAGCTCCTGTCGGGGTGGCGCCTGGCGGAATGACGTTTGTACCTGATACTCGACTGCCCTTGCAGGCTGTGGAGTTCGCCGCCGCCCACGGACGGGCTAGGGATTGGTGCGACGCGGTATTCGCAGCTAATTTTGAACAAGGCAGAAATATTGGCGACAAAGCGGTGTTGTTTGACATTGCGATCCAACTGGGGCTGCCGGTCGCAGAGCTTGATCAGGCGTTAGCGTCATGTCAATATGCCGCTATTTTGGCGGAGCATGACCGACGGTTCACTGAACTGCAGGTTGAATGGGTACCCACCATCTTTTCCGGTGACAAGAAAATCCTTGAAGGCGCATTT
- a CDS encoding GlcG/HbpS family heme-binding protein, which yields MLTTDIVYRILNQILDEAKQDGGAPVSVAVCDKDGSLAGFLKMDGAAVRTGHLARHKAYTAARMQARTADFLARIKREHLDIRYFCDPDLTPLPGAAPLVNKEGEIIGSIGISGRPSEQDQAMADDVAARILRVLMQPVN from the coding sequence ATGTTGACAACCGATATCGTTTACCGTATTCTCAATCAAATCCTTGATGAGGCAAAGCAAGATGGTGGTGCACCTGTGTCTGTCGCAGTTTGCGACAAGGATGGCTCATTAGCCGGTTTTCTAAAAATGGATGGTGCGGCGGTGCGCACAGGACATCTAGCTCGTCACAAAGCCTATACTGCAGCAAGAATGCAAGCAAGGACGGCCGACTTTCTCGCCCGTATCAAACGCGAACATCTCGATATCCGCTACTTCTGCGACCCTGATCTCACACCTTTGCCTGGTGCTGCACCATTAGTGAACAAAGAAGGTGAGATTATCGGTTCGATTGGCATTAGTGGACGTCCCTCAGAGCAGGATCAGGCGATGGCAGATGATGTGGCGGCGAGGATATTGCGCGTCTTAATGCAGCCCGTGAACTAG
- the serC gene encoding 3-phosphoserine/phosphohydroxythreonine transaminase produces MTERVFNFNPGPATLPLEVLEQAQRELLSYQNTGMSILEMSHRSKPYEAIHQEAEASLKEMLGVGENYRVLFLQGGASSQFSMIPMNFLTVGRTADYIVTGVFAEKAWQEAKLIGNTHVAASTADVNYRRIPALSEIALSDNPVYVHMTSNNTIYGTQWQAFPDTGDVPLVVDMSSDILSYPVDGNKFALIYAGAQKNLGTAGATIVVIRKDLLETCPKQLPTMLRYDIHAKNDSLYNTPPGFSVYLANLSLQWLKRQGGPAGIERHNQAKAALVYDAIDNSGGFYRGHAEKDSRSLMNITFRLPSEDLEATFAKEAGAVGLVGLKGHRLVGGMRASIYNAMSKAGCQALAEFMAEFQRKNG; encoded by the coding sequence TTGACTGAGCGCGTTTTCAATTTTAATCCTGGACCGGCCACACTGCCGCTAGAGGTTCTCGAACAGGCGCAGCGGGAATTGTTATCCTATCAGAATACAGGAATGTCTATTCTGGAAATGAGTCATCGCTCCAAACCTTATGAGGCAATTCACCAGGAGGCGGAAGCCAGCCTTAAGGAAATGCTGGGAGTGGGTGAGAACTACCGGGTACTGTTCCTGCAGGGAGGTGCAAGTAGCCAGTTTTCAATGATTCCGATGAACTTTTTGACAGTGGGCCGTACGGCTGACTATATCGTAACCGGTGTCTTCGCCGAAAAGGCATGGCAGGAGGCTAAGCTGATCGGCAATACTCATGTTGCTGCCAGCACTGCAGATGTGAATTACCGCCGTATTCCCGCCTTATCGGAGATTGCGCTAAGCGATAATCCGGTGTATGTACATATGACGAGCAATAATACGATTTACGGAACACAATGGCAGGCTTTCCCGGATACAGGCGATGTCCCGCTAGTAGTCGATATGTCTTCAGACATTTTATCCTATCCAGTTGACGGGAATAAGTTTGCTTTGATTTATGCTGGCGCCCAAAAGAACCTGGGGACAGCGGGGGCGACCATCGTCGTTATCCGCAAGGACCTGCTCGAGACCTGCCCGAAACAGCTACCAACCATGCTGAGGTATGACATTCATGCCAAGAATGATTCACTGTACAATACCCCGCCCGGCTTTTCCGTGTACCTTGCCAATCTGAGCCTGCAATGGCTCAAGCGACAAGGTGGTCCGGCTGGCATTGAACGTCACAACCAAGCCAAGGCGGCTTTGGTCTATGACGCGATTGACAACAGTGGCGGCTTCTATCGCGGCCATGCGGAGAAAGATAGCCGGTCGTTGATGAATATCACTTTCCGCCTGCCTAGTGAGGACCTGGAAGCGACGTTTGCCAAAGAAGCAGGCGCGGTTGGTCTTGTCGGCTTGAAAGGCCATCGCTTAGTTGGTGGTATGCGAGCCTCGATCTACAATGCGATGAGTAAGGCTGGCTGCCAGGCACTGGCAGAGTTTATGGCAGAGTTTCAAAGGAAAAACGGCTAG